The Cyclobacteriaceae bacterium genome includes a region encoding these proteins:
- a CDS encoding TerC family protein — protein MEIFLNADAWLALLTLCFLEIVLGIDNIIFISIVSNKLPEELRQRARNIGLALAMIVRICFLLGITWIIGFTEPLFTVPANFLFDHDVAVSGRDLILGFGGLFLIAKSTMEINHEMEGSDDDDDESSIAKKASITLSGTIVQIILLDIIFSFDSILTAVGIVDRDKVIIMIIAVIVSIIVMMFFSGTISRFIQQHPSMEVLALGFLILIGFMLFLEALHYVIPKGYIYFAVAFSMLIELTNIRVRKKRKTKPVKLNKPFSEDEMKEAMKELEK, from the coding sequence ATGGAAATATTTCTAAATGCTGATGCCTGGCTGGCGCTTCTTACTCTTTGCTTTCTTGAAATAGTCCTCGGAATTGATAACATTATTTTTATCTCCATTGTCTCAAACAAGCTCCCTGAAGAACTGAGACAACGCGCACGAAACATTGGTTTAGCATTAGCCATGATCGTTCGTATTTGCTTCCTCCTTGGAATTACCTGGATCATCGGATTTACAGAACCATTGTTTACAGTTCCTGCTAATTTTCTTTTTGATCATGATGTTGCCGTTAGCGGTCGTGATCTTATCCTGGGCTTCGGTGGATTATTCCTCATCGCCAAAAGCACCATGGAGATCAACCATGAAATGGAAGGCAGTGATGACGATGATGATGAATCAAGCATCGCTAAGAAAGCCAGCATTACGTTATCAGGCACCATTGTTCAGATCATCCTCTTGGATATCATATTTTCATTTGACTCAATTCTTACGGCGGTCGGTATTGTGGATCGCGATAAGGTCATTATCATGATCATTGCTGTGATCGTATCCATCATCGTTATGATGTTCTTCAGTGGAACGATTAGCCGATTTATTCAGCAGCACCCCTCCATGGAAGTTCTCGCCCTCGGGTTCCTGATCCTAATCGGATTCATGTTATTCTTGGAAGCTTTGCACTACGTTATTCCGAAAGGATACATCTATTTCGCTGTCGCCTTCTCAATGCTCATCGAGCTCACCAATATCCGAGTCCGGAAAAAGCGAAAAACGAAACCCGTCAAGCTCAATAAGCCCTTCAGTGAAGATGAAATGAAAGAGGCTATGAAAGAACTTGAGAAATAA
- a CDS encoding putative metal-dependent hydrolase encodes MTAIDPRYPIGKFEPKESYSMEDVSKNIDRIASLPAKLENAVRGLNDAQLDTPYRDGGWTVRQVVHHVADSHMNAYIRYKWTLTEDNPVIKAYFEKEWAVTPETSAPIALSLPLIHSLHSKWIVLLKGLKKEDLRKEFTHPETKKQVPLDRLTATYAWHGEHHLAHITSLKEKMGW; translated from the coding sequence ATGACTGCTATCGATCCACGATATCCTATTGGGAAATTTGAACCCAAAGAATCTTACTCAATGGAAGATGTTTCTAAAAATATTGATCGTATCGCCTCCCTCCCAGCAAAATTGGAGAATGCCGTTCGTGGATTAAATGATGCACAGCTTGACACCCCTTATCGTGATGGTGGATGGACCGTTCGGCAAGTCGTACATCATGTAGCCGACAGTCATATGAATGCTTACATACGCTATAAATGGACTCTAACAGAAGATAATCCCGTGATCAAAGCATACTTTGAAAAAGAATGGGCCGTTACACCAGAAACCTCCGCTCCCATTGCACTTTCTCTTCCGCTAATCCATTCCCTTCATTCAAAATGGATTGTTTTATTGAAGGGTCTCAAGAAAGAAGATCTTAGAAAAGAATTTACTCATCCCGAAACAAAAAAGCAGGTACCTCTTGATCGCCTGACCGCTACATATGCCTGGCACGGTGAACATCATCTTGCGCATATCACCTCCCTGAAAGAGAAAATGGGCTGGTAG
- a CDS encoding alpha/beta fold hydrolase, translated as MSPYSPPSILFNRHIETIYPSVARKVTLQNPERERITTPDDDFLDLDWFRSGSNRCVIISHGLEGNSSRAYVTGMAKAFLSNGYDVLAWNFRGCSGEINKQLRFYHSGATDDLGTVVNHVSKFYNEVFLIGFSLGGNVTLKYLGESKVNSAVKRSATFSVPIDLHKSCLEISKPHNWIYSERFLRNLKAKVRAKAAVRKDLDTSMLNKVQNLKEFDDHFTGPLHGFTDAIDYYTQCSSIHFLKNIQVPTLMVNSLNDPFLSEECFPKENFQNLKCEFPDRGGHVGFALFNQNGLYWSELRALSFIDKSI; from the coding sequence ATGTCTCCTTACAGCCCGCCTTCTATACTTTTCAACCGGCACATTGAGACGATCTATCCATCCGTTGCCAGGAAGGTTACCCTGCAAAATCCTGAACGTGAACGAATTACAACGCCCGACGACGACTTTCTGGATTTAGACTGGTTTCGCAGTGGTTCAAATCGCTGTGTTATTATTAGTCATGGACTGGAAGGAAATTCCTCAAGAGCATACGTAACCGGAATGGCAAAAGCATTTCTTTCAAACGGGTACGATGTCCTGGCCTGGAATTTCAGAGGGTGTAGTGGCGAGATCAACAAACAATTGAGATTTTATCATAGTGGCGCAACGGATGATCTCGGTACTGTTGTGAATCATGTCTCCAAATTTTATAACGAGGTATTTCTCATTGGATTTAGTCTTGGGGGTAACGTCACTCTTAAATATCTGGGAGAATCAAAAGTAAATTCAGCTGTCAAAAGGTCTGCCACTTTTTCCGTACCCATCGATCTTCATAAAAGTTGCCTTGAGATATCAAAACCTCATAACTGGATTTATTCTGAGAGATTTCTCAGGAATTTAAAAGCAAAAGTCAGAGCTAAAGCTGCCGTGAGGAAAGATTTAGACACCAGTATGCTGAATAAAGTTCAAAATTTAAAGGAGTTCGATGATCACTTTACCGGTCCCCTTCATGGTTTTACAGATGCGATTGATTATTACACTCAGTGCAGTTCGATACATTTCCTTAAGAATATTCAGGTTCCTACTCTCATGGTCAATTCTCTCAATGATCCATTCCTGAGCGAAGAGTGTTTCCCAAAGGAAAATTTCCAAAACTTAAAATGTGAATTTCCGGATCGCGGAGGACATGTCGGATTCGCCTTGTTCAATCAGAATGGACTATATTGGTCAGAGCTTAGGGCTTTGTCGTTTATCGATAAATCAATTTGA